One genomic region from Terriglobus aquaticus encodes:
- the hemL gene encoding glutamate-1-semialdehyde 2,1-aminomutase, producing the protein MALHLERSQELQQRAEALIPGGVDSPVRAFRAVGGHPPFVERAEGAYLYDADGNRYLDYFGSWGPMILGHAAPAVIEAVREAALRSTSFGASTAAEAELAELVTRAVPSIQKLRFVSSGTEAVMSAIRLARAFTGRNRIVKFEGCYHGHSDALLVKAGSGVATLGIPGSAGVPVETTQFTTALRYNDLDEVETLFARHPGEVACVILEPVVGNAGTILPEPGFLEGLREITRREGALLILDEVMTGFRLSLGGAQQIYGITPDLTTLGKIIGGGLPVGAFGGRAEIMDMLAPLGPVYQAGTLSGNPLAMAAGIAQLSALHAAGAEFYDRLAETTRQIADGVQEIAEELGVPLVTNRIGSMFTWFFRDSSDSDVVIDFDDAARSLTERFGVFHRAMLERGVWLPPSQYEAAFVSAAHGAAEVEATLAAAREALMVAQAALPTPEPLTA; encoded by the coding sequence ATGGCTTTGCATCTGGAACGTTCGCAGGAACTGCAACAACGCGCGGAGGCGCTGATCCCGGGCGGGGTGGACTCGCCGGTGCGCGCATTTCGCGCCGTGGGCGGACATCCGCCGTTTGTAGAGCGCGCCGAGGGAGCGTACCTGTACGACGCGGATGGCAACCGTTACCTGGACTACTTTGGATCGTGGGGGCCGATGATCCTGGGCCATGCCGCGCCGGCGGTGATCGAGGCGGTGCGCGAGGCGGCGCTCCGGTCGACGAGCTTCGGCGCGTCCACCGCGGCCGAAGCCGAACTGGCGGAACTGGTTACGCGCGCGGTGCCGTCCATCCAAAAGCTGCGATTTGTTTCGTCGGGGACGGAAGCCGTGATGAGCGCGATCCGCCTGGCGCGGGCGTTTACTGGGCGCAACCGCATCGTGAAATTTGAAGGCTGCTATCACGGCCACTCCGACGCCTTGCTGGTGAAGGCCGGGTCAGGCGTGGCGACGCTGGGCATTCCGGGATCGGCTGGCGTGCCGGTGGAAACGACGCAGTTCACCACGGCACTGCGCTACAACGACCTCGACGAGGTGGAGACGCTGTTTGCGCGTCACCCCGGCGAGGTCGCCTGCGTGATCCTGGAACCGGTGGTGGGCAACGCCGGCACCATCCTGCCAGAGCCCGGATTCCTGGAGGGCCTGCGCGAGATTACGCGGCGTGAGGGAGCCCTGCTGATCCTGGACGAGGTGATGACCGGGTTCCGGCTCTCGTTAGGCGGTGCGCAGCAGATTTACGGGATTACGCCGGACCTGACGACGCTAGGCAAGATCATCGGCGGCGGTTTGCCCGTGGGCGCCTTTGGCGGCCGCGCGGAGATCATGGATATGCTGGCGCCGCTGGGCCCGGTCTATCAGGCCGGAACGCTGAGTGGTAATCCGCTGGCGATGGCGGCCGGCATTGCGCAGTTGAGCGCGCTGCACGCGGCTGGGGCTGAGTTTTACGATCGGCTGGCGGAGACGACCCGGCAGATCGCGGATGGTGTGCAGGAGATCGCGGAGGAGTTGGGTGTGCCGCTGGTGACCAACCGCATCGGCAGCATGTTTACTTGGTTTTTCCGCGACAGCAGCGATTCGGACGTGGTGATCGACTTTGACGATGCCGCGCGATCGCTGACCGAGCGCTTCGGCGTGTTTCACCGCGCCATGCTGGAACGCGGCGTGTGGCTGCCGCCCTCGCAGTATGAGGCGGCGTTTGTCTCTGCCGCCCATGGCGCGGCGGAGGTGGAAGCAACGCTGGCCGCAGCGCGCGAGGCGCTGATGGTGGCGCAGGCTGCACTGCCGACGCCCGAACCGCTGACCGCGTAG